The following nucleotide sequence is from Megalops cyprinoides isolate fMegCyp1 chromosome 6, fMegCyp1.pri, whole genome shotgun sequence.
GTCTGCCTGCTGGCCTGGGAGCCGACTACTAACACTTCTACGTTTCCGTGTAGCTACCCGCTTTGCCCCTTGAAcgatgaagacatttttttccactagcGCTTTCATCTCAAAAATCGCAAAATAGACACAGTTAACCTATAAACCTTGTTTTAGTCCTGACTGAGTCGCCCACAAGCCGTGTACATTGTAACGTCTCAATACACTCTCTTCCGTCATACTGCgatgatttaaaaatatgccaCAGAATAAATCGGTGCTTATCAAACGCTCAGGAGTTCGGTTATAAAGCCGTCCTACTCACGGGATGATCGACACTTCACGGACCAATGGGAGCCAAAGGTTGCCGGAAGATTGATCACTTTCAATCCAATCAGAGCGACTTAGTATTAAGCCTCAACTAGTTCGGTTGTCTCTAGGTCGGTGACAGCTCGCGCGTGTAGATGATGGCGGTAAATAAAAGCCAGCTATAgactataaaaataaataaaacgacGACTATGTTTCTCAAAAGAAATAGCATGCAGTAATTACCTAGATGCggtcagtgtgttttattgtcatgGAGATGAGTTTATAACCTCTTAAAGTTAAGggggtttttttctttaagaatcagtgactttaatctgggttgACCTCCTGTTGTTTTGTTCAGAGATTAACATGaaagttgattttttaaatagtaTTTTTGTAGTAACGTTATTTGTTCTTTGGCAATCGCACCGCTGCGTTTTCTGCCAGCGTGTTGTCGCCGACTAGAAGTTGACGAGTGAGTGTCGGGGAAAGAGTTTTAGCTACGGTCTGAGAGTGGTCTTTGTTCTGGTaagtagctagccagctagctattgATATCGTCTGCATTGTCTGGTAGTTAAATAGCTGAACACTTCCATATTAGCGAAAGGACATGTTTAACAAGTACAGACAGTAGATTTCCTCTCATTAGTTAGccagaaacatatttttaaaagtcgACAGGCCGTGTAACAGAAGGCTATTTAAAACAGTGTTCAATAggttagctatctagctaccCGAATAAACCGAGTATTTTACTAGCTAGGTAGCTGGATGACTGTCTTAGTCTAGCAATTAACTAGTCCAGCTGGCTAGCCGCCTCGCAAACACAGTGATTAGTCACATCAGTGATTTGAAAGTTTTGTGCCAGACAAATTCAGCTCCACCTGCATTAGCTTCCTACATAGAAAGCAGTTGGCTACAATGACTAACGTAAGATTAGATAACCACCCGGCTTATTAGATGACTAGCTATTTAGCCTGCCGACAgtctgaattaaataaatagtcTGGCGAGCTACTAAGGTTACATCTCAAATAGACAGCACTAACGTGTGTTGGCAACATACCAGCGCTCCTGTTGCTCACGTAGTCTACctatagctagttagctagctaacgttacccaGCTAACTACCATTTCAGGAGTTGCTATAGTTAAGATGTTTTTCCCTCCTTGTCTGTTTCGTGGTTATTAAAAATAGCTGGCTCGTAGTTATCGAGTTAGCACAGCTAGATCTAGATCTGAGTTTTcgacaagttttttttttcttttttttagtgtAACGAGTTAGGAAGCAGTCAAGGTGTTCGTTCTCGTGGAACTATCCTTTCTAGCGAGTCAGTTGAACTGAGAACTATGACGACGCTTAGCTTAAGTAACgtttgtgtgatttttcatgTAGCGTGAAAGGTGTATGATTAAATACATGTTTGCGAGCGTTACGTTAATAGAGAGCTACTATAATGATCCTCCAGATGCGCTCATGACCACTTCGGTGCCGCCGACTCTTTAAAAAGTCTCGCTCAGTCAGCGCGAAGTTGTGGTCATTTCCTTGATTATgtcaagttgtttttttttttttttgcttgcgaGCTTTGTGGAAACAGTTGGTCTTATGGCAGGGGATTAAGAAAAGAGTTTTAACAGTTTAACTCGGTTCACATTGAAACTAGCTTCATGAATTGGTTGCCGGTTTGAGTTGTGAAGACATTGACTGATTTACAAAAGAACTAACtagtgagcccccccccccccccccttcacacacacacacacacacacacacacacacacacacacacatacaaataacGACGTTTCTGCGGCGATATTGGGACAGGTCACGCATTCTTTTCCCTCAGAATGTCTGGAGGTTTCTTTAGCAGGTTGTACtcattttcttccttcctcccttccttccttccacCCCATGGccctttctcctccttcctctctttcttttgtgcAGCAGTGTACACGTTTTCCTGGAAAACTTGGGAGTAGGTGGATGGATGTGAATCCCAGACCGGTGTGTCCAGGAGCTTTCTAATGTTGCAATGTTGACAGTGCTCACCCGTGTCAAAGCGTACAGAAGGCTGTTTTCGCTGTAAGTTGTTGGCTCGCCACGCGCTACTTGACCACACACCTCCCTTCTCTTTATCTCAGTGAGGACATGCACTTCACCTTTTGCTCATGTGAAAGCTCACCTATTGTATATCATTTCCTTTTGTACTGCCCCCATTGACAGTCGTGTAACATGCACTGTGGCACGGTGTATTGTGCTAGACTTTCCTAGTGAATGAGGCATCCTACATCCCTGttgtgaagtgctttgagatccTTAGATTAGAGGTGGTATGTGCTGTAAATAGTATCAGCAGTCGTCATCACCCAGGGGAATTTTACTGATTCCATCAGGGCAGAAATGCAGTAATGGTAGTCGCCATAGCCATAGTGTGATGTTAATCGAGCCATGTCTCTTTCAGTTGTTTGACTCCGAGTGTTGTGGCTGCTGTCCCCCCCCACAGCATGAGCCTTTGCCTGGTGCAGGGGCGCGCGTCCTGATCGAGAGCACATGCGCATGCGGGCAGATGGATCGCTGTAAGCATGTGGTGCGCCTCCGCCTGGCGCAGGATCACTCCATCCTCAACCCGCAGAAGTGGCGCTGCGTGGACTGCGCCACCACCGAGTCGGTGTGGGCCTGCCTCAAGTGCTCGCACGTGGCCTGCGGCCGCTACATGGAGGAGCACACGCTCAAGCACTTCCAGGAGTCCCGCCACCCGCTGGCCATGGAGGTGCGCGAGCTGGACGTCTTCTGCTACGCCTGCGGGGACTACGTGCTGAACGACAACGCCGAGGGCGACCTCAAGCTCCTGCGGGGGGCGCTGTCGACCGTGCGCAGCCCCGGCCGCCGCTCCATGCGCTCGCTGACGTCGGCGGGAGGCGACCCGCCGGGGGGCGCGGAGGGCGGGCGGGActgcggcggcggcggcggcgtgGGCGGGGCGCGGCCCTCCATGCAGGCGGCCCTGCGGCACCGGCGGCGGGCGCTGCTGGGGAGGGCGCTGCGCACCTGGCTGGGCCGGCAGCGGGCGGAAGAGAGCCGGCGGGAGCAGGAGGCCGAGCGGCAGAAGGAGGAGCTCCGGCGGAGGCGGCAGGAGGTGAAGCGGCGCCTCCTGGAGGAGCTGGCGAGCGTGCCGCCGAGGAAGAGCGCGCGGCTGCTCACCCAGCTGCCCCGCCGCACCGCCCTCGTGCCCCGCAAGTTCCGGGACCCCCCGGAGCGCGTGCCCCCGCCCCCGCGTCCGGCGCCCCTCATGGGCCTGTCCCGCAAGCCCCTGGGGAGCGGCGGCGGCCGCAGGTTCCGCCGCTACTACTCGTCCTACGCCGTGTCGCGGCGGAAAGTGACGCCGGGCGTCACGGGCCTGCGCAACCTGGGCAACACCTGCTACATGAACTCCATCCTGCAGGTGCTGAGCCACCTGCAGAAGTTCCGGGAGTGCTTCCTCACGCTCGACCTGTGCGAGACCGAAGAGCTCCTGGCCAAGACGAACCGCTCTCAGGGCACCAGGGGGGTGTCGGGCGGCGTGGTCAACCACGCCGTGCCCGGCGGGGGGCTGGGGCGCGTGGAGAAGCTGGGCGGAGGGGGTCTGTCTGCGGCCGGCAAGCAGAGCGCCCCGCCCAGCCTCAGCGCCGCCGAGCTGGTCCAGCCCAAGGAGCCGCGCTCCTCCACCCGCCAGCAGATGTCACTGTGCCACGAGCTGCACACTCTCTTCAGGGTCATGTGGTCGGGCCGCTGGTCGCTGGTGTCGCCCTTCGCCATGCTGCACTCGGTGTGGAACCTGATCCCGGCCTTCCGCGGCTACGACCAGCAGGACGCCCAGGAGTTCCTGTGCGAGCTGCTGGACAAggtgcagcaggagctggagtcCGAGGGCACCAAGCGCAAGATCGTCATCCCCATCTCCCAGAGGAAGCTCTCCAAGCAAGTGCTGAAGGTGCTCAACACCATCTTTCACGGACAGCTGCTCAGCCAGGTGAGTAGACTGCAGgcgtgtgaaagtgtgtgacaGTCAACTAACAAACTCAGTGATGGGTGAAGCTGGCGGCTTACTGTGTATTTGCTAACACGGGCTGAACTCTTTAACTCTAACTCTGTGAACCCAATGAAAGGAGTAAGATGTTGCACCACAAGAGCGCTTCAAAAGATATACGTTGTTCAAATCCAGTGTAGTTCTAAGAAATCATTAGCCACTGtttattttgactatttttttttcctaaccaAGTTCAGAAGTTTCTTCTACCCAGAATGAGAACTCATTTTAACACAGCAAATTGTTTTGATGAACCAGAGGGAAAATTCACCAAAATTCTTAATGTAGATTATTAATCCATGTATACCTGGATATGTTGGTCCACCTAG
It contains:
- the usp49 gene encoding ubiquitin carboxyl-terminal hydrolase 49; the encoded protein is MDRCKHVVRLRLAQDHSILNPQKWRCVDCATTESVWACLKCSHVACGRYMEEHTLKHFQESRHPLAMEVRELDVFCYACGDYVLNDNAEGDLKLLRGALSTVRSPGRRSMRSLTSAGGDPPGGAEGGRDCGGGGGVGGARPSMQAALRHRRRALLGRALRTWLGRQRAEESRREQEAERQKEELRRRRQEVKRRLLEELASVPPRKSARLLTQLPRRTALVPRKFRDPPERVPPPPRPAPLMGLSRKPLGSGGGRRFRRYYSSYAVSRRKVTPGVTGLRNLGNTCYMNSILQVLSHLQKFRECFLTLDLCETEELLAKTNRSQGTRGVSGGVVNHAVPGGGLGRVEKLGGGGLSAAGKQSAPPSLSAAELVQPKEPRSSTRQQMSLCHELHTLFRVMWSGRWSLVSPFAMLHSVWNLIPAFRGYDQQDAQEFLCELLDKVQQELESEGTKRKIVIPISQRKLSKQVLKVLNTIFHGQLLSQVTCLSCDCKSNTVEPFWDLSLEFPERYHSMDKGAGSLAYHRSCSLTEMLAKFTETEALEGRIYACNHCNRKRRKSSHKPLVLTEARKQLLIYRLPQVLRLHLKRFRWSGRNHREKIGVHVAFDQVLNIEPYCCTDSLSSLQREGFTYDLSAVVMHHGKGFGSGHYTAYCYNTEGGFWVHCNDSEMNVCSVEEVCSTQAYILFYTQRSAEA